A stretch of Mytilus edulis chromosome 11, xbMytEdul2.2, whole genome shotgun sequence DNA encodes these proteins:
- the LOC139495931 gene encoding uncharacterized protein: MTETERQKQINKMYLSGIIFLGCMCVCLAYGILTAKEIGNYDEQEFDEDIFQSPWNRIYIGAFIIAGVCLLHVLVICCIADHEKKNRRKEVGDCVGLSVLLLWVGVIACGTAAAFVGNFAVKTRVFNTCNGTALEEDSTKPCFEHLKTHTVVLIVILILFFITILCGCAQRDEKHDKLRHIPSTQTSKVTQQQHTTQPARSIPAPTVTLRQQQTQQPAQTSSFNFIQSFKSSNEENKHNTQKKNQVSTISSPINSHRDKITDSSSMGGDYTSEEVSDDTISDMSIPINHIEHHNGSETNQNIWLSHNYYMPPPPSSANIDVGQNDPYSREATLESPLPHASVFRMSNHSQQTRPPLPRFKSVSTIPPDQPPPAYEDLFK, from the exons ATGACAG aaacagaaagacagaaacaaataaataaaatgtatctaAGCGGTATAATATTTCTTGGATGCATGTGTGTTTGTCTAGCCTATGGAATTCTAACAGCTAAAGAGATAGGAAATTATGACGAACAGGAATTTGACGAAGACATCTTTCAAAGTCCCTGGAATAGAATATATATTGGAGCTTTTATCATTGCTGGTGTT TGTTTACTCCATGTGTTAGTTATTTGCTGTATAGCTGATCACGAAAAGAAGAACAGACGTAAAGAAGTCGGAGACTGT GTGGGACTAAGTGTTCTCCTGTTATGGGTTGGTGTGATTGCTTGTGGTACAGCGGCAGCTTTTGTTGGTAATTTTGCCGTCAAAACGCGTGTGTTTAATACGTGTAATGGGACAGCCCTTGAAGAAGACAGCACAAAACCGTGTTTCGAGCATCTAAAGACGCATACTGTGGTTTTAATTGTAATTCTCATTCTATTTTTTATCACAATATTATGTGGATGCGCCCAAAGAGAtgaaaaacatgataaattaagACATATACCTTCTACGCAGACTTCTAAAGTTACACAACAGCAACATACTACCCAGCCTGCAAGATCGATCCCAGCACCGACTGTAACTTTAAGACAGCAACAAACGCAACAGCCTGCGCAAACCTCatcatttaatttcatacaaagTTTTAAATCTTCAAATGAGGAAAACAAACACAATACACAAAAGAAGAATCAGGTTTCTACGATTTCATCACCAATAAATAGTCATCGTGATAAGATCACTGATTCATCATCAATGGGGGGAGATTATACAAGTGAAGAAGTTAGTGATGATACAATAAGCGATATGAGTATTCCAATTAACCATATAGAACATCACAATGGTAGTGAAACTAATCAGAACATTTGGCTTTCACATAATTACTATATGCCACCGCCTCCGTCCTCGGCCAATATTGATGTTGGTCAAAATGATCCTTACAGTAGGGAAGCCACATTAGAAAGTCCTCTGCCACATGCGTCTGTTTTTAGAATGTCAAATCATTCTCAACAAACACGCCCTCCATTGCCTAGGTTTAAATCGGTGTCGACAATACCACCGGACCAACCGCCGCCTGCATATGAAGATCTTTTTAAATAA